The Blautia pseudococcoides genome segment TCTTCTTCCTGGAGAGATACATGGACGCATACGGAAAAGAGATCGGAGCATTTATTGATGCCATCGTTAATGACAAAGAAACGCCTCTGAATGTTATGGATGGACTGAAACCGGTGCTTATGGGACTGGCTGCAAAGAAATCCTGTGAGGAGCACAGACCGGTTAAGATTTCTGAGATCATGTAATTAAGAGCAGCATACTACAGATTTCCCTCCGGCTGTCAAAAGACAGCCGGGCGGGCTGCAAATATCCCTTTTGACAAAGACAGGAGAGCAGATCATGTTTAATAAAGAAAAAGTAAAATTAGGTATTGCACCGATCGCATGGACCAATGATGACCTTCCCGACCTGGGAAAAGAGAATACCTTTGAGCAGTGTGTCAGCGAGATGGCGCTGGCAGGCTTCACAGGCTCAGAGGTGGGAAATAAATATCCGAAAGACCCGGAAGTGCTGAAAAAAGCCCTGAAACTCCGCGGCATTGAAATCTGCAACCAGTGGTTCTCTTCCTTCCTGATCACAAAGCCTTTTGAGGAGGTGGAAAAAGAGTTCCGCGCACAGCTTGCTTTCTTAAAGGCAATGGGTTCCAAGATCATCGGCGCGTCCGAGCAGAGCCACAGCGTGCAGGGAATGCAGGACACCCCTATCTTCGGCCATAAATACGTGATGAACGATGAGGAGTGGGAGACCTTCTGCACAGGAATGAACAAGCTTGGCAGGATCGCAAAAGAAGAGTACGGGATCAGTCTGACATTCCATCACCACATGGGGACAGTGGTACAGGACCCGGACGAGGTGGAGCGCATGATGGCGAATACAGACCCGGAATATGTGAGTCTGTTATTTGATACCGGTCATTTCACCTACTGCGGGGCAGACCCTCTGGAGATGGTGAAGAAATACGTGGGCAGGATCAAACACGTACATTTAAAAGATATCCGTCCGGAAGTGGTGGAAAAAGTAAAGAAAGAGAATTTAAGCTTCCTGGAAGGCGT includes the following:
- the iolE gene encoding myo-inosose-2 dehydratase; this translates as MFNKEKVKLGIAPIAWTNDDLPDLGKENTFEQCVSEMALAGFTGSEVGNKYPKDPEVLKKALKLRGIEICNQWFSSFLITKPFEEVEKEFRAQLAFLKAMGSKIIGASEQSHSVQGMQDTPIFGHKYVMNDEEWETFCTGMNKLGRIAKEEYGISLTFHHHMGTVVQDPDEVERMMANTDPEYVSLLFDTGHFTYCGADPLEMVKKYVGRIKHVHLKDIRPEVVEKVKKENLSFLEGVRLGAFTVPGDGCIDFEPIFKVLEDAGYEGYMLVEAEQDPAKANPLEYAVKARRFIAEKTGL